CATTCAGCAATTCCGGAAGCTCGTCAAGGCTGGCAGCACGAAGGAATTGACCGAAGCGTGTCAGGCGCGCCGCGTCCGGCAGGAGTGCACCATCATGCCCGCGGGCATCGGTCATGGTGCGAAACTTCAACAGCCAGAAGGGACGGCCGCGTAGGCCCGGACGCTGTTGACGAAACAAGACAGGTGCACCTAATTTCCATCGAACAACGGTGGCTAAAATGAGCAGTACCGGAGATAAACCAACAATGGCTGCTGCACTTACGATAAAATCAAAAATTCTTTTCACTATGCGACCTTATCACGTGATTTTGCGTAAACAGCCT
Above is a window of Candidatus Hydrogenedentota bacterium DNA encoding:
- a CDS encoding sugar transferase — protein: MKRIFDFIVSAAAIVGLSPVLLILATVVRWKLGAPVLFRQQRPGLRGRPFWLLKFRTMTDARGHDGALLPDAARLTRFGQFLRAASLDELPELLN